One region of Primulina tabacum isolate GXHZ01 chromosome 17, ASM2559414v2, whole genome shotgun sequence genomic DNA includes:
- the LOC142531127 gene encoding HVA22-like protein k, which yields MALFASSMSGEAGLRLLLCPLGSNIVVRTACCSVGIVLPVYSTFKAIEAEDQDEQQKWLLYWAAYGSFSVVELFTDKFLYWFPLYYHMKFAFLVWLQLPSVDGARKLYMNHLRPFLRRHQPRLDQLVGFLYGEMAKFVSNHEAEIQFAKTLLFKILLSANDMVKEIIHPGQRRVDYAAIEAPPETGDTSESEDEE from the exons ATGGCTCTATTCGCATCCAGCATGTCCGGCGAG GCTGGGCTTCGACTACTTCTCTGTCCCCTGGGTTCTAATATTGTGGTTCGCACCGCATG CTGTTCTGTGGGGATTGTCTTGCCTGTATATTCTACATTTAAAGCCATCGAGGCAGAAGATCAAGATGAACAGCAGAAATGGCTTTTGTATTGGGCTG CTTATGGATCTTTCAGTGTTGTCGAGTTGTTCACAGATAAATTTCTCTATTG GTTTCCTCTCTACTATCATATGAAGTTTGCATTTCTCGTATGGCTTCAACTGCCATCTGTCGAC GGAGCAAGGAAATTATATATGAATCATCTGCGCCCTTTCCTCCGAAGGCATCAGCCAAGACTAGATCAACTTGTGGGTTTCTTATACGGTGAAATG GCTAAATTTGTAAGCAATCATGAAGCAGAAATCCAATTTGCAAAGACGCTACTTTTCAAGATTCTACTATCAG CTAATGACATGGTCAAGGAAATTATTCACCCGGGGCAAAGGCGAGTTGATTATGCTGCTATAGAAGCTCCTCCCGAAACTGGGGACACTTCAGAATCAGAAGATGAAGAGTGA
- the LOC142530949 gene encoding uncharacterized protein LOC142530949, whose translation MPDLLPTPVPVNGNFSRISPDRPHRSSPPPSRPVYLNFFPNLSSPIYSPQPPPSLSLPVCQQFFRTATLSSPIVLPPQPSSSAPPPPPSLSQEPSGNGDGHPGPPRSRRNPSQLPRGGKSLEIAPPYPWATNRRATVHSLQKLLSIQIHIITGEVQCKRCERNYEMGFDLRHKSLEIFRFIITNKSQMYDRAPAAWMNPALPPCRFCKEENCVKPIVSDKKKTVNWLFLLLGQMLGFCTLGQLKYFCKHTKNHRTGAKDRVLYLTYLGLCKQLDPDGPFDR comes from the coding sequence ATGCCGGATCTACTACCGACGCCGGTACCAGTTAATGGAAATTTTTCAAGAATCTCTCCAGACCGACCACATCGGTCTTCGCCTCCGCCGTCGAGACcagtttatttaaattttttcccGAACCTCAGCTCTCCAATATACTCTCCACAGCCGCCTCCATCTCTCTCGTTACCAGTTTGTCAACAATTTTTCCGCACCGCAACCCTCAGCTCTCCAATAGTACTCCCTCCACAACCATCTTCATCTGCGCCTCCGCCACCACCGTCACTCTCTCAAGAACCTTCTGGAAACGGAGATGGTCACCCAGGGCCGCCACGCTCTCGGCGGAACCCTTCCCAACTCCCCCGAGGAGGTAAGAGCCTCGAGATCGCGCCTCCGTACCCTTGGGCAACGAACCGCCGTGCCACGGTGCACAGCCTCCAGAAGCTACTCTCCATCCAGATCCACATCATAACAGGAGAAGTCCAATGCAAGAGATGCGAACGAAACTACGAGATGGGGTTCGACTTGCGGCATAAATCACTTGAAATCTTCCGATTTATCATCACAAACAAGAGCCAAATGTACGATCGAGCCCCCGCTGCTTGGATGAACCCTGCTTTACCTCCATGCAGATTCTGTAAAGAAGAAAACTGCGTGAAACCTATAGTTTCAGATAAGAAAAAAACAGTTAATTGGCTTTTCTTGCTTCTTGGCCAAATGCTTGGTTTCTGCACGTTAGGTCAACTCAAGTACTTTTGTAAACACACGAAGAATCATCGTACAGGTGCTAAAGATCGAGTGCTTTATCTGACCTACTTGGGATTGTGCAAACAGCTTGATCCCGACGGACCTTTCGACCGATAA
- the LOC142531126 gene encoding putative pentatricopeptide repeat-containing protein At3g18840, whose protein sequence is MRALGEALKCHVHAIKYGFVNAIFITNNLIGLYSDHGSIEAAHKLFNEMSERNVYSWNTIINGYIKSRNLSRARTLFDSCPCRDTVTYNSMISGYARSGRHENEAIELLIQMQCEEDAARIDEFTLTTMLNMIAKLRVFDYGRQLHSFMVKSGNDLSSFALSSLIDMYSKCGNFLDCCWIFRDGSLMDLVVKNTMLAACFREGELEMAQNIFMIKPELNDNVSWNTMISGYLQNGHEMEAIESFKCMAEVGFQWNEHTFASLLVSSTLKSLAIGKEVHSLVLKEGMLSNPFISSGIVDIYCKCGNTRYAEIVHESFGMGNLFSTTSMIVGYSAEGDMIKARRLFDLSEEKNYVMWTAIITGYTKLQKCEDAFVLFRKFTAEEKTVPDLLILISLLGASAILASMVPGKQIHAYTIRTGVKMDEKASCALVDMYSKCGSIIYAQRVFERISPRDSVIYNVMIAGCAHHGYENEATNLFEEMMERGLQPDAVTFIALLSACRHRGLVEDGEKYFSLMTRDYGIPPEIDHYSCMIDLYVRSNQLKKALTFVGKVDVKPDSVMWSTFLNACQGNGNHELAQMAESKLLEIEGDNGARYVQLASVYASGGKWDEMGRVMNKMRGNEVKKLTGCSWLHVGSGVRIFTSGDRSHSDAKAIYYTLGNLTREIYDTDASTKKTQTFDDLYLDMCL, encoded by the coding sequence ATGAGAGCCCTGGGAGAGGCGCTCAAATGTCATGTTCACGCCATAAAATATGGTTTTGTCAATGCAATTTTCATCACCAATAACCTCATCGGTTTGTACTCCGACCATGGCTCGATTGAAGCTGCTCATAAACTGTTTAATGAAATGTCGGAGCGAAATGTGTATTCTTGGAACACTATCATAAACGGTTACATCAAGTCTCGAAACTTGAGCCGAGCACGGACCCTTTTTGATTCTTGTCCGTGTAGAGACACGGTTACGTATAATTCAATGATTTCTGGCTATGCACGCTCCGGCAGACATGAGAATGAGGCCATTGAATTGCTTATTCAGATGCAATGTGAGGAAGATGCGGCTCGAATTGATGAGTTTACATTGACAACAATGCTTAACATGATCGCAAAGTTAAGGGTCTTTGATTATGGAAGGCAGCTACATTCATTCATGGTAAAGAGTGGAAATGACTTGAGTTCATTCGCGTTGAGTTCTTTGATAGACATGTACTCTAAATGTgggaattttcttgattgttgCTGGATTTTTAGAGATGGGTCATTGATGGATTTGGTTGTGAAGAATACTATGTTGGCTGCTTGTTTTAGAGAAGGCGAGCTAGAAATGGCTCAGAATATATTCATGATCAAACCAGAGTTAAACGATAATGTGTCATGGAATACGATGATCTCGGGATATTTACAGAATGGGCACGAGATGGAGGCTATTGAGTCGTTTAAGTGTATGGCAGAGGTGGGATTTCAGTGGAATGAACATACTTTTGCTAGTTTATTGGTTTCTTCTACTTTAAAGAGTTTGGCAATAGGAAAGGAAGTTCATTCATTGGTTTTGAAAGAAGGAATGCTTTCAAATCCATTTATCAGTAGTGGCATTGTTGATATTTATTGCAAGTGTGGTAATACGAGGTATGCTGAGATTGTTCACGAATCATTTGGAATGGGGAACTTATTCTCTACCACATCAATGATTGTTGGTTATTCTGCAGAAGGTGACATGATAAAAGCCAGAAGGCTTTTCGATTTGTCGGAGGAGAAAAATTATGTCATGTGGACCGCCATTATTACTGGTTATACAAAATTACAAAAATGTGAGGATGCTTTTGTTCTCTTCCGCAAGTTCACAGCGGAGGAGAAAACTGTTCCAGATCTTCTGATTCTTATTAGTTTGCTTGGAGCAAGTGCTATACTAGCCAGCATGGTACCTGGGAAGCAAATCCATGCCTATACAATAAGAACCGGAGTAAAAATGGATGAGAAAGCCTCATGTGCCTTGGTTGACATGTACTCGAAATGTGGCAGTATAATATATGCACAGAGGGTTTTCGAAAGAATTAGCCCACGAGATTCTGTCATTTACAACGTGATGATAGCCGGTTGTGCCCATCATGGGTATGAAAATGAAGCTACAAATTTATTCGAGGAAATGATGGAGCGAGGCCTTCAACCTGATGCAGTCACCTTCATTGCACTTCTATCGGCATGCCGCCACAGAGGATTAGTTGAAGATGGAGAAAAGTACTTTTCACTAATGACAAGAGATTATGGAATACCACCTGAAATCGACCACTATTCTTGTATGATTGACTTGTATGTGAGGTCAAATCAACTCAAAAAGGCCTTAACCTTCGTTGGAAAGGTAGATGTTAAACCTGATTCTGTTATGTGGAGCACATTCTTGAATGCTTGCCAGGGTAATGGAAACCATGAACTTGCACAAATGGCAGAGAGCAAGCTACTAGAAATTGAAGGTGATAATGGAGCACGATACGTCCAACTGGCCAGTGTATATGCATCAGGGGGCAAGTGGGATGAAATGGGGAGGGTAATGAATAAGATGAGAGGGAACGAAGTTAAGAAGCTCACTGGTTGTAGTTGGTTGCACGTTGGGAGTGGAGTTCGTATCTTTACCTCGGGGGACAGATCGCACTCAGATGCCAAGGCTATATATTATACCCTAGGAAACTTGACTCGTGAAATTTATGATACAGATGCCTCGACAAAAAAGACTCAGACATTCGATGATCTTTATCTGGACATGTGTCTTTAA